One Anaerohalosphaeraceae bacterium genomic region harbors:
- the coaE gene encoding dephospho-CoA kinase (Dephospho-CoA kinase (CoaE) performs the final step in coenzyme A biosynthesis.) codes for MRKEGPVIGLLGGIGAGKSTAARLFKRLGCGLIDADSIAHQVLEEPAVIEKLSRRFGPAVVGEDGRIHRKKLASAVFDSKEKVQELNRIVHPAVLARCEALLEAYRRQGVPVVIDMPLLAEVGWDRRCDVLVFVDCPEELRSLRNRQKRHLDTDEQKKRENFQISLDKKKQMAQYILTNNSEESELAKQVEKVFSAIQESRRLSVN; via the coding sequence ATGAGAAAAGAAGGGCCTGTTATCGGGCTGCTTGGGGGTATTGGTGCAGGCAAGAGCACAGCGGCACGATTGTTTAAGCGGCTCGGATGCGGTCTGATTGATGCGGATTCTATTGCCCATCAAGTTTTGGAGGAACCGGCGGTTATTGAGAAACTTTCCCGACGGTTTGGCCCTGCCGTAGTGGGGGAGGATGGGCGGATTCACCGGAAAAAACTGGCATCCGCTGTCTTTGATTCGAAGGAAAAGGTTCAGGAACTCAATCGGATTGTTCATCCGGCCGTTCTGGCCCGCTGTGAAGCTTTGCTGGAAGCATATCGGCGTCAAGGAGTGCCGGTTGTCATTGATATGCCGCTGCTGGCGGAAGTGGGGTGGGACCGGCGGTGCGATGTGCTGGTTTTTGTGGATTGTCCCGAAGAGCTTCGGAGTCTGCGGAACCGTCAGAAAAGGCATTTGGATACAGATGAGCAAAAAAAAAGAGAAAATTTCCAGATTTCTCTGGACAAAAAGAAACAAATGGCTCAATATATACTCACGAACAATTCAGAAGAATCCGAATTGGCAAAACAAGTCGAGAAAGTCTTCTCAGCTATACAGGAAAGCCGCCGGTTATCTGTCAATTAA